The proteins below come from a single Candidozyma auris chromosome 3, complete sequence genomic window:
- a CDS encoding phosphatidylinositol N-acetylglucosaminyltransferase, which yields MSSSKDFVLEITSVDSKNLATYIVHRKPSRFLKYLRAPIVALLCGILASLLLRLGEEADLIFDYLNIDIPFTEILLANIEGWTRDLPFTQMLTEETLRKICLSGSITFLSLVIIAMISLQEPQDSMMIMKDMGIQLNSTDRWGFTNKEFIPMTDIIDIVIHEGFFGYGQVIFYMCVLTQPRRKSGLGNSGIKIVFPNFLPRKSILVDVCRQSREMLYGTTHRYMDDVKT from the coding sequence ATGTCTTCAAGTAAAGACTTTGTTTTGGAGATAACGCTGGTGGACAGCAAGAACTTGGCCACGTACATTGTTCACAGGAAGCCCTCAAGATTTCTCAAGTACTTGAGAGCACCAATTGTGGCTTTACTATGTGGCATATTGGcgctgcttcttcttcgtctaGGCGAAGAAGCAGATCTTATATTCGACTACCTCAACATAGACATTCCGTTCACTGAAATACTTCTTGCAAACATCGAAGGCTGGACCAGAGACCTACCCTTTACTCAAATGCTTACAGAAGAAACGCTTCGAAAAATATGCCTATCAGGAAGCATCACGTTCTTGTCTCTTGTCATAATAGCGATGATTTCCTTGCAAGAGCCCCAAGACAGCATGATGATCATGAAGGATATGGGGATCCAACTCAACAGTACCGATCGGTGGGGTTTCACCAACAAGGAATTCATACCCATGACGGATATCATAGACATTGTGATACACGAAGGCTTCTTCGGGTATGGACAAGTGATCTTCTACATGTGCGTGTTGACCCAACCAAGACGCAAAAGTGGTTTGGGAAACAGCGGGATCAAAATTGTGTTTCCCAACTTTCTACCTAGAAAGTCGATCCTTGTGGATGTGTGTCGCCAGAGCCGCGAGATGCTCTACGGCACTACGCACCGCTACATGGATGATGTTAAAACCTGA
- a CDS encoding nucleotide diphosphatase/phosphodiesterase yields MPVEHGRPHAVDVPISDLDHPEDDDTFFENTSDTAFLEPLDYENPDALRSHEHPRGLWNKVRAYFNGPEAFRPESYEMVDRNGPSSESFEISDSDDARDEAYMNQKLNESKVARLKKTTHWVVAVAAFSLFVTWLSYAYFWRDPKDSDKKVGEFDAGKRLLSNSTHTFYPTTIIVSLDGFHPHYVSPQRTPALHSMMVNDYGAPYMTPSFPSSTFPNHWTLITGLYPSEHGIVGNTFWDPKLEKQFVNTDPKRGLDPDFWRGGEAIWTTAHKQGVKSAVHMWPGSEVPGIGENGPMEVDRYNGTELLTSKIDRVMGWLDREDIKKRPELILTYVPTIDQYGHKFGISGSNLTDALRYVDDFIALMLHEIESRNLNEIVNLVIVSDHGMAPTSNDRLLFIDDVVDLAKVDHIDGWPLFGLRPQKGVSPEQLYKELEEGFKKLDEKIRAGFSYYKVEDFPKEWQFGGTNDAHAFNYRLAPVWVVPKVGYAITTHQNFKEKGNNYTPKGVHGYNNTELLMRAIFMGRGPYFRQKLADHKKVLPFANTNVYNILCESLEIKPSPNNGSAVGSDDFVISKGSRLPEDWNDLSVYPGLSFEVSHIVKDATYDLLWRKPSGRTAATTITVSSNTKPGKSLISEDSLLGSLSTETLPKPSDFEQAITQAAEHDSSSDDSDEDSEKQGDSSGISESPESGDSDKSGDSDKSEDEKESSHNLMDDLGTVADDIGDIIHEGFDALKGFFGGGN; encoded by the coding sequence ATGCCCGTGGAGCACGGTAGACCTCACGCCGTTGATGTTCCGATTCTGGACTTGGATCACCCAGAAGATGACGATACTTTCTTCGAAAACACTTCCGATACAGCGTTCCTTGAGCCCCTAGATTACGAGAATCCAGATGCTCTTCGCAGTCATGAGCACCCACGAGGGCTCTGGAACAAAGTGAGAGCGTACTTTAACGGGCCCGAGGCATTTAGACCTGAGTCATACGAAATGGTGGACAGAAACGGACCCAGCTCGGAATCGTTTGAGATTAGCGATAGTGATGATGCTAGAGACGAGGCCTACATGAACCAGAAGCTCAATGAAAGCAAAGTGGCCAGGCTAAAGAAGACAACCCATTGGGTAGTAGCCGTGGCGGCGTTTCTGTTATTTGTGACGTGGCTTTCGTATGCATACTTTTGGCGGGATCCCAAGGATTCCGATAAGAAGGTGGGTGAATTTGACGCTGGCAAGCGTCTTCTATCAAACAGTACACACACTTTTTACCCCACAACGATAATTGTGTCGCTAGATGGGTTTCATCCGCATTATGTCTCACCTCAAAGAACGCCAGCACTTCATAGCATGATGGTCAATGACTACGGTGCTCCTTACATGACACCATCCTTCCCTTCTTCTACGTTCCCCAACCACTGGACTTTGATCACAGGACTCTATCCTTCGGAGCATGGGATAGTGGGGAACACGTTCTGGGATCCAAAACTAGAGAAACAGTTTGTCAATACGGATCCTAAACGAGGTCTTGACCCTGATTTTTGGAGGGGCGGTGAAGCCATCTGGACAACGGCACATAAACAGGGCGTCAAGTCGGCAGTTCACATGTGGCCCGGCAGCGAGGTGCCAGGAATTGGGGAAAATGGACCCATGGAGGTGGACCGCTATAATGGGACTGAATTACTTACGTCAAAGATAGATCGAGTCATGGGATGGCTAGATCGAGAGgatatcaagaagagacCCGAGCTCATACTAACCTATGTTCCTACAATTGACCAGTACGGCCACAAGTTTGGAATCAGTGGCTCCAACCTCACAGACGCCTTGCGTTATGTGGATGATTTCATTGCACTTATGCTTCACGAGATCGAGAGCAGGAACTTGAATGAGATCGTGAATTTGGTCATTGTGAGCGATCACGGTATGGCACCAACATCAAACGACAGGCTTTTGTTCATCGATGATGTTGTCGATTTGGCCAAAGTTGATCACATTGACGGATGGCCCCTCTTCGGTTTGAGACCACAGAAGGGTGTCTCGCCAGAACAATTGTACAAGGAACTCGAGGAaggcttcaagaagcttgacgAAAAAATCAGAGCAGGCTTCAGTTACTACAAAGTAGAAGACTTCCCCAAAGAATGGCAGTTTGGGGGTACGAATGATGCTCATGCATTCAATTACAGATTGGCTCCGGTCTGGGTCGTGCCAAAAGTGGGTTATGCCATCACTACTCATCagaatttcaaagaaaaaggaaataATTACACTCCAAAGGGAGTTCATGGCTACAACAATACCGAGCTTCTCATGAGAGCAATATTCATGGGTAGGGGACCTTACTTCAGACAGAAATTGGCAGATCATAAGAAAGTTTTGCCTTTTGCTAACACGAATGTTTACAATATACTTTGTGAGTCGCTCGAAATCAagccttctccaaacaatGGATCTGCTGTGGGCAGTGATGACTTTGTGATCTCCAAAGGCAGCCGTCTTCCAGAGGACTGGAATGATCTACTGGTTTACCCAGGGTTATCCTTCGAAGTTAGTCACATAGTCAAGGATGCAACTTACGACTTGCTCTGGAGAAAACCAAGCGGGCGTACAGCTGCCACGACGATAACGGTCAGCAGTAATACAAAGCCAGGAAAGAGCTTGATCTCAGAAGATTCTTTGCTTGGTAGCTTATCTACAGAGACTCTACCCAAACCAAGCGACTTTGAGCAGGCAATTACACAAGCTGCAGAACACGACAGCTCATCTGATGACTCAGATGAGGATTCTGAGAAGCAAGGGGACTCTTCGGGAATTTCAGAGTCTCCTGAGTCAGGGGACTCAGACAAGTCAGGGGACTCAGACAAGTCAGaggatgaaaaagaatccTCACACAATCTTATGGACGATCTAGGGACTGTTGCTGATGACATAGGAGACATAATCCATGAGGGTTTTGATGCCTTGAAGGGATTTTTTGGTGGCGGTAACTAG
- a CDS encoding transcription factor TFIIIB subunit BDP1 codes for MSSIVKKSSQFTPKLRKRSERAKKLSSLTPPTTQEAQAGSEPSQLTQPEEAGISTPPTTQKSQDGHSDLSKFTMGTGKSPSVERPGEADAEVVDPKDATKKTHEEAVEDESDEHEYGDNDYFKNTLTEADGKASRRRSSVASRRLSGIFTRSGSVSTPGPIGIDKDDSRVAPTMIGIPTVRPSKKSKVSISKSSKKQQLETVVAVPTNQPLLEEEETEPISKEDQKKDTVSSATALGQDFVVGIDPVTNRFMKFRTHEGVSSELPVAPKNLITTVTDIRQLPRKVAAEDEKYYANLRVSADKLTIADLCKPLIQIGTTSEKFHIAEQAKKKIMEARDLRRNARNRARNERISYEKALQIEQTKASNTGQTQNGTGPTEITSEVTQQDPNTAASTNNIVVEMTDGKLQVSDESMIRKNNPVPSAGSRKVEVENPFDNPITSNSYTKSAYTDAWTKEELVQLYNALSTWGTDFTFIAQLFPHRNRRQIKRKFTLEEKKRPELVELALRRKLPPDLESYCRLATDGKEFKTLDDLEKEIKQLREEHEKHMNEIQSEREKAIKEDLEASRKREMEIRTGSRMMTRAERERELRKNEIVVGTVDSARTPHLKGLKGET; via the coding sequence ATGAGTAGTATTGTTAAAAAATCGTCCCAGTTCACGCCGAAGCTTCGAAAAAGGTCCgaaagagcaaaaaagCTTTCGCTGCTTactccaccaacaacacAGGAGGCTCAGGCGGGATCCGAGCCATCGCAATTAACCCAGCCAGAGGAAGCTGGCATCTCCACCCCTCCAACAACGCAGAAATCTCAGGATGGTCACTCAGATTTGTCTAAATTTACTATGGGGACCGGAAAGAGCCCGAGCGTCGAAAGACCTGGCGAAGCTGATGCGGAAGTGGTGGATCCGAAAGACGcaacgaagaagacgcACGAGGAAGCAGTTGAGGACGAAAGTGACGAGCACGAGTACGGCGATAACgactacttcaagaatACGCTCACGGAGGCTGATGGCAAGGCGCTGCGCAGAAGGTCCTCTGTTGCCTCAAGACGTTTATCTGGTATCTTTACCAGGTCTGGATCTGTTTCTACTCCTGGCCCCATAGGGATTGATAAAGACGATTCTCGAGTAGCTCCTACAATGATTGGCATTCCTACTGTAAGGCCCTcgaaaaagagcaaagtTTCCATTCTGAAGTcgtcaaagaagcagcaacTTGAAACTGTCGTTGCAGTTCCAACGAATCAGCCtttgttggaggaggaggaaacCGAGCCTATATCGAAAGAGgatcaaaagaaggatACTGTGTCTTCGGCTACGGCTCTTGGTCAAGATTTTGTTGTGGGTATCGATCCGGTGACAAATCGTTTCATGAAGTTCCGTACTCATGAGGGGGTACTGAGCGAGCTTCCAGTGGCACCCAAAAATTTGATTACCACAGTGACAGACATCAGACAGCTCCCGCGAAAGGTTGCTGCCGAGGATGAAAAGTACTATGCTAACCTTCGTGTTCTGGCTGATAAATTGACCATCGCAGACCTTTGCAAGCCGTTGATCCAGATTGGTACAACAAGTGAAAAATTCCACATAGCTGAGCAggcgaaaaagaaaataatgGAGGCTAGAGATTTGCGCCGAAATGCACGTAATCGTGCACGTAACGAACGTATAAGCTATGAAAAGGCGTTGCAAATAGAGCAGACTAAAGCATCAAACACTGGACAGACGCAGAATGGGACCGGTCCAACTGAAATTACAAGTGAAGTCACTCAACAAGATCCGAACACCGCAGCATCGACCAATAATATTGTTGTGGAGATGACTGACGGCAAGCTTCAGGTTTCTGACGAATCCATgataagaaaaaataaTCCCGTGCCGTCTGCTGGGAGCAGAAAAGTTGAGGTCGAGAATCCTTTTGATAATCCCATCACCTCCAACTCATACACTAAGCTGGCTTACACCGATGCGTGGACCAAGGAAGAGCTTGTCCAGCTCTACAATGCATTGAGTACGTGGGGTACTGACTTTACTTTCATTGCACAGCTATTTCCTCACAGAAACAGACGTCAAATCAAGCGTAAGTTTACattggaagagaagaaaaggccCGAGCTAGTTGAGTTGGCCTTGCGTAGAAAGCTTCCACCTGATCTTGAGAGTTATTGTCGTCTTGCCACGGATGGTAAGGAATTCAAGACCTTGGATGATcttgagaaggagatcaaaCAGCTTAGAGAAGAACACGAGAAACACATGAATGAGATTCAAAGCGAGCGCGAGAAggccatcaaagaagatttggagGCTAgcagaaagagagagatgGAGATTAGAACCGGATCTAGGATGATGACCAGggcagaaagagaaagagaattaAGAAAGAATGAAATTGTTGTGGGGACTGTGGACAGCGCCCGAACCCCACACTTAAAAGGGTTGAAAGGTGAAACCTGA
- the MMS21 gene encoding SUMO ligase MMS21, which translates to MSSTEAAATGLPNFKDFPSYIPVHADIKVNTDSGSLLLLRELDEKLQKIKDDAESLIEYASERSHLVQNDKFQIYCSNTLKSYEQIYSAKVKLQALQSAMKNTHRELVEGRRSTLTLTLSNYDSCKELMKRNFADSFSENLDELLLEKSGAHLEGLLHRDPAFSYIKNALFVLQNPEDPLQDEQVDEELAVEGGKISLKDPLSLNYYSDPVVSKKCMHVFEREHIVRQIRATREKYACPVTGCNAYLTESDLSPDKLMKLRVKVYMGRANKREHESVVRI; encoded by the coding sequence ATGAGCTCCacagaggcagcagcaacgGGTCTACCCAACTTCAAAGACTTCCCCTCGTATATTCCTGTTCATGCAGATATCAAAGTCAACACAGATTCAGGCAGCTTGCTTCTTCTACGAGAGTTAGACGAGAAGCTAcagaagatcaaggacgACGCCGAGTCGTTAATCGAATATGCTAGTGAACGCTCGCATCTAGTTCAAAATGATAAATTTCAGATATACTGCTCCAACACTTTAAAGTCGTATGAGCAGATTTACTCTGCCAAAGTGAAACTACAGGCGCTTCAACTGGCGATGAAGAATACACACAGGGAACTTGTAGAgggcagaagaagcacgTTGACGTTGACACTATCAAATTATGATTCATGCAAAGAGCTaatgaagagaaatttCGCCGACAGTTTCTCAGAGAACCTCGACGAGCTACTTCTAGAGAAGCTGGGTGCTCATTTAGAAGGACTTCTCCATAGAGACCCAGCATTCTCATACATCAAAAACGCACTTTTTGTGCTTCAAAATCCAGAGGATCCTTTACAGGATGAGCAAGTGGACGAAGAGTTGGCTGTGGAGGGCGGTaaaatctccttgaagGATCCACTCTCGCTCAACTATTACTCAGACCCCGTGGTTTCGAAAAAATGCATGCATGTTTTTGAAAGAGAGCACATAGTTCGTCAAATACGAGCAACGAGGGAAAAGTACGCATGTCCTGTGACAGGCTGTAACGCATACCTCACAGAAAGTGACTTGAGCCCAGATAAGCTAATGAAGTTACGAGTGAAGGTGTACATGGGAAGGGCCAACAAAAGAGAGCACGAGTCCGTGGTAAGAATCTGA
- the LRG1 gene encoding GTPase-activating protein LRG1, translating into MRHSENRNSDFHSSPKRFLKTLTSSPLRQYSKSPSQSAPNGHSRSLSHEAFQSKNVQTSLEWTNLIPPLPAASSNHSNSSSSSSANELGLPPQRHSIAISPISSKNIPDMLQPSPDPSKEKEFEFPKFPASNSRTSSSGSSMENRNPFRKQEKEQIAKSDRSKQTNAQPFQASQLRPQQKALDQQGPQQPHPVHPLPIRHPQTHPQVHKPGHGSSSPFNPPIQRPMSEEFNFSPTPPPQRQPSSKSSQPESHKATKGITQPQSRPPKFQPPGTPSAPSRQVTPNSQTSSISSTQPSIPVPDGSSLSLTRKESSRSQLQRTPQEMRPSGTRKRKVCKVCNEQIGGQFVRALNNAYHVECFTCQECGQQCSAKFFPQEITQQDGTTTQVPLCEYDYFKKLDLICHNCNCALRGPYITALGNKYHVEHFKCSECGKVFDSEESYYEHENNIYCHYHYSKLFATKCEGCQSSIVKQFVELFKGGKNQQWHPECYMVYKFWNVFITADSVGVQSKFDLEDKPVASFLENNVDPDKLLVIEQQIENVVMRCWLVLSGFEETLASCISSMLLSACTGKRSDGILATSKLIVYVEILFSALDFVQNMCVECNEDPARVQQSRTASGDEIYSADAFDNFQPLRKEPRNISGKLMSYLAILRKSTKIVNSGTLSAELLSVITGCAHYLKLLFRTGLNNALKLNKFRGDTRALDGFLKSAKRYEEIEKALTDPTSGLPSLEQRLNVPQNATDACRACRKSIEASCYRFKNIRWHKKCFQCSSCQRTPSQEFKVENFLCGADDSVLCVECSKSNAKAGMGYQFGFIAVTDLSQLVYLLKIAIYRTKVAMKKDDENSRKSEYGNVRPQMSNIAEEESQVSDTETVFSKTLNDVTSLRTKRESQKLSNSVKKSVRKSVILEAPEADSAREDNADRDASGQTRKASSASSLSFVMGQGDGDQANFSAHKSLKIMDEPPLVVASGSLGRTSDLLKNEKSLTLDDIPRIVAAEQARDQRPNAFKHHNSLYEKAQPLKASNGGSIHQFKGSQDLTLSNNLAVPVKIKYYSELSKSEHFVMRHIAVEALLAIRGNQSREELVSLIQTRKSPTFWDKFKFGGGDRNKTMNVFGTDLQDLTKRYGVDSDLGVGPAQLRIPIVVDDVVNSLRKKDMSVEGIFRLNGNIKNLRELTEQINKNPLKSPEFHNYSAVQLAALLKKWLRELPNPLLTFNLFDLWISSRKTNDPTMCKRILQLTYCMLPRSHRNLLEVLLHFFRWVASFASTDEESGSKMDTHNLATVLAPNILVSRAQSAEGGQAQSGESYFLAIEVVNQMIEIHEELAVIPPDLWNVFEKCQFSNAPKLDTLSSKDIFAKVQKAAKEDPDVFKRFVEMEASTKLNQQNTIKRGQMKVDAVSTAK; encoded by the coding sequence ATGCGCCACTCCGAAAACAGAAACTCAGACTTTCACAGTTCTCCCAAACGGTTCCTCAAGACCCTCACGTCGCTGCCTCTCCGCCAGTACCTGAAATCACCGCTGCAGCTGGCGCCAAACGGCCACTCAAGGTCTTTAAGTCACGAGGCCTTCCAACTGAAGAACGTGCAAACATCCTTGGAATGGACAAACTTGATTCCTCCCTTGCCGGCGGCGTCTTCAAATCATCTGAATCTGTCATCGTCTCTGTCTGCAAACGAGTTGGGGCTTCCGCCTCAAAGACACTCCATCGCTATTTCCCCAATATCGTCTAAAAACATCCCCGACATGCTACAGCCGCTGCCTGATCCaagcaaagagaaggaattCGAGTTTCCCAAGTTCCCTGCGCTGAACTCTCGCACAAGCTCCCTGGGACTGCTGATGGAAAACCGTAATCCGTTCagaaagcaagaaaaagagcaaatAGCGAAGAGTGACAGACTGAAACAGACAAATGCGCAACCATTTCAAGCTTCCCAGTTACGCCCTCAACAAAAAGCCCTCGATCAACAAGGTCCCCAACAGCCACATCCCGTTCATCCTCTCCCTATAAGACATCCACAAACACATCCACAAGTACACAAGCCTGGCCATGGCTCTCTGCTGCCTTTCAACCCCCCAATTCAAAGACCCATGTCGGAAGAATTCAACTTCAGCCCCacacctcctcctcaacGGCAGCCACTGAGTAAGTCTTCACAGCCAGAATCGCATAAAGCCACTAAAGGTATAACTCAGCCACAAAGCAGACCTCCCAAATTCCAGCCTCCGGGAACCCCGTCAGCACCTCTGCGCCAAGTTACTCCAAACAGTCAAACTCtgtcaatctcctcaacACAGCCGCTGATCCCAGTGCCCGATGGCTCTTCGTTGAGTCttacaagaaaagaacTGCTGAGGCTGCAATTACAACGTACACCTCAGGAGATGCGGCCTAGTGGTACAAGAAAGCGCAAGGTATGCAAAGTCTGTAATGAGCAGATCGGGGGCCAATTCGTTAGAGCCCTCAACAATGCATACCACGTCGAATGCTTTACTTGTCAAGAATGTGGCCAGCAATGCTCAGCCAAGTTCTTTCCTCAAGAGATCACTCAGCAAGATGGCACCACTACTCAGGTTCCCCTTTGTGAGTATGAttacttcaagaaactcgaTCTCATATGCCATAACTGTAACTGTGCTCTACGAGGTCCATATATCACTGCTTTGGGTAATAAGTATCACGTCGAACATTTCAAATGCTCTGAGTGTGGAAAAGTCTTTGACTCGGAAGAGAGCTACTACGAGCACGAGAACAATATCTATTGCCATTACCATTATTCGAAGCTTTTCGCTACGAAATGTGAAGGCTGTCAGTCCTCGATAGTTAAGCAGTTTGTCGAGTTGTTTAAGGGTGGTAAGAATCAGCAGTGGCACCCTGAGTGCTATATGGTATACAAATTTTGGAATGTTTTTATCACCGCAGATTCTGTTGGAGTTCAAAGCAAATTTGATCTAGAGGACAAGCCTGTGGcaagctttcttgaaaataaCGTGGACCCGGATAAGCTACTCGTTATTGAACAACAAATCGAGAACGTTGTGATGAGATGTTGGTTGGTATTATCAGGGTTTGAGGAGACTTTGGCGTCTTGTATCTCCTCGATGCTTTTGTCTGCTTGCACAGGGAAAAGATCAGATGGCATACTTGCTACCAGCAAACTCATCGTTTATGTCGAGATACTTTTTTCGGCATTGGACTTTGTTCAGAACATGTGCGTTGAATGTAACGAAGACCCAGCCAGAGTTCAGCAAAGCAGGACAGCCTCCGGCGACGAGATCTACTCGGCAGATGCGTTTGACAACTTTCAACCACTTCGAAAGGAACCCAGAAATATATCTGGTAAGCTCATGAGCTATTTGGCAATTCTTAGGAAGTCGACGAAGATTGTCAATTCTGGAACACTTTCGGCAGAATTGTTATCTGTCATTACTGGCTGTGCTCATTATCTCAAACTCCTATTCAGAACGGGACTCAATAACGCTCTCAAACTAAATAAGTTTAGAGGTGACACAAGAGCATTAGATGGTTTTCTCAAGTCGGCAAAGCGATATGAGGAGATAGAGAAGGCGTTGACAGATCCAACATCTGGATTACCGCTGCTTGAGCAGCGATTAAACGTGCCACAGAATGCCACGGATGCTTGTCGTGCTTGCAGGAAGAGCATAGAAGCTTCGTGTTACAGATTTAAAAATATTAGATGGCATAAGAAGTGCTTTCAGTGCTCCTCGTGTCAAAGAACACCTTCTCAAGAGTTCAAGGTTGAGAACTTTTTGTGCGGTGCCGACGACTCCGTGCTTTGTGTTGAGTGCTCCAAGCTGAATGCTAAAGCAGGAATGGGGTACCAATTTGGCTTCATTGCCGTCACTGACTTATCGCAATTAGTTtacttgttgaagatagCGATATACCGTACGAAGGTCGCCATGaagaaagatgatgagaactcaagaaagagtGAATATGGAAATGTGCGTCCTCAAATGTCCAATATcgcagaagaagaatctcaagTCAGCGACACAGAGACAgtgttttcaaaaacacTTAATGACGTTACTTCCTTGAGAACTAAAAGAGAGAGCCAAAAGTTGTCAAACtctgtgaagaagagcgtCAGAAAATCTGTTATTCTCGAGGCTCCAGAAGCAGACAGCGCAAGAGAGGACAATGCTGACCGTGACGCTTCAGGTCAGACACGAAAGGCAAGTTCTGCGTCGTCTCTATCATTTGTTATGGGCCAAGGCGACGGTGATCAAGCTAACTTCTCTGCTCATAAATCGCTCAAGATCATGGATGAACCGCCTCTTGTCGTTGCCTCTGGTAGCTTGGGCCGCACTTcagacttgttgaagaatgagaaaTCTTTGACACTTGACGATATACCTAGAATTGTTGCTGCCGAGCAAGCAAGGGATCAAAGACCGAATGCCTTCAAGCATCACAATTCATTGTATGAAAAAGCGCAACCTCTTAAAGCATCTAATGGTGGCAGCATCCATCAATTCAAAGGTCTGCAAGATTTGACACTATCGAATAATCTTGCAGTCCCAGTGAAGATTAAGTACTACTCCGAATTGTCGAAGTCAGAGCATTTTGTTATGCGCCATATCGCAGTTGAGGCTCTTTTAGCAATCCGAGGGAATcaatcaagagaagaactcGTTTCGCTTATACAGACGAGAAAGCTGCCAACCTTCTGGGATAAGTTCAAgtttggtggtggtgacaGGAACAAAACTATGAATGTGTTTGGAACTGACCTACAAGATTTGACTAAGCGCTACGGAGTCGACTCGGACTTAGGAGTGGGACCCGCACAACTTCGTATTCCCATCGTAGTCGATGATGTGGTCAATTCGCTACGTAAAAAGGATATGTCCGTAGAGGGCATTTTCCGTTTAAATGGCAACATCAAGAATTTAAGGGAGTTGACAGAACAGATTAACAAGAACCCTCTCAAGTCACCAGAATTCCACAATTACTCCGCCGTTCAACTAGCTGCCCTACTAAAGAAATGGCTTAGAGAGCTCCCAAACCCCTTGCTTACGTTCAACCTTTTCGATCTTTGGATATCTTCTAGGAAGACAAATGACCCAACTATGTGTAAGAGAATCTTACAGTTAACTTACTGTATGCTTCCAAGAAGCCACAGAAATTTGTTGGAAGTCctccttcatttcttcaGATGGGTTGCCTCTTTTGCATCTACTGATGAAGAATCAGGATCTAAGATGGATACTCACAATTTAGCAACGGTTCTCGCACCCAACATCCTCGTTTCAAGGGCTCAGTCAGCAGAAGGAGGACAGGCTCAATCAGGTGAGTCCTACTTTTTGGCGATTGAAGTTGTTAATCAAATGATCGAAATTCACGAAGAATTGGCTGTAATTCCGCCAGATCTTTGGAATGTCTTTGAGAAATGTCAGTTCTCTAACGCACCAAAACTCGACACTCTTAGCTCTAAAGACATATTCGCCAAGGTGCAAAAggctgccaaagaagatCCTGATGTCTTCAAGAGGTTTGTTGAAATGGAAGCCTCGACAAAGCTCAACCAACAGAACACAATTAAAAGGGGCCAAATGAAAGTGGACGCTGTGTCCACAGCAAAATAA
- the NIF3 gene encoding Nif3p — MPPPTSKRAILAATNAIQKLYPVKLADKSWDNTGLLVDSSSESGENETCKILLTIDLTQNVANEAIAKGANMVVAYHPFIFRGLKSITTEDPQQRSLLKLIQNHVSVYSPHTAVDSAKGGVNDFLADGIVKNTRVKSRSVIQPDAEEEGCGMGRLIELQEPASLEKLVENVKSSQSLKHVQVGVGRNLQRSHPVSTIAICAGSGGSVFRGVKADLYYTGELSHHEALYFTESGSSVIACNHSNTERAFLKVLAKQIKKQLPEADIDISTEDRDPYEVW; from the exons ATGCCTCCTCCAACATCAAAGAGAGCCATtcttgcagccaccaaTGCTA TCCAAAAGCTTTATCCAGTGAAGCTCGCAGACAAATCCTGGGATAACACCGGTCTTCTCGTAGATTCATCACTGGAAAGTGGCGAAAACGAAACATGCAAAATTCTATTGACTATTGACTTGACGCAAAACGTTGCCAACgaagccattgccaaaggCGCCAATATGGTCGTGGCGTACCATCCATTCATTTTCAGAGGTCTCAAGTCTATCACCACTGAAGATCCACAGCAGAGATCCTTACTCAAATTGATCCAGAACCACGTTAGCGTGTACAGCCCACATACTGCAGTGGATAGTGCCAAGGGAGGAGTGAACGATTTTTTGGCTGATGGGATTGTCAAAAATACGAGGGTCAAATCTCGTCTGGTCATTCAGCCCGatgctgaggaagaaggatgTGGGATGGGACGTCTTATTGAGCTTCAGGAGCCTGCTTCGCTCGAGAAATTGGTTGAGAACGTCAAGCTGTCTCAATCCTTGAAACATGTTCAGGTTGGTGTAGGTAGAAACCTTCAGAGGTCTCATCCAGTGCTGACAATTGCAATCTGTGCTGGCTCTGGTGGATCTGTCTTCAGGGGTGTCAAGGCAGATTTGTATTACACTGGCGAGTTATCGCATCATGAGGCATTGTATTTCACCGAAAGCGGCTCGTCTGTGATAGCGTGTAACCACTCAAACACGGAACGGGCATTTTTGAAAGTGCTTGCAAAACAAATAAAGAAACAGCTTCCTGAGGCTGATATTGACATCAGCACGGAGGATAGGGATCCATACGAGGTATGGTGA